The proteins below are encoded in one region of Aulosira sp. FACHB-615:
- the recN gene encoding DNA repair protein RecN has product MLLGLRIENFALIDQLELEFGVGLNVLTGETGAGKSIILDAIDAALGGKVSSRVIRTGTTRAMVEATFKSHHALAAWLTEQEIDLIDDHSVVISREITATGSNIRSRSRVNGVLVNRQIMVGLRDRLVEITAQGQTVQVGQPAQVREWLDVYGGDALIHQRQVIATAYHAYQQAHLALEKRRTSERERLQQLDLLTYQVQELSTANLSEPQELEQLTQERERLNHVVDLQQMSYKIYQALYQNDGDTPAAADLLGDSEATLNDMVEYDSQLQSLLELVRDAQTAVVEVGRQINAYGDSLEADPQRLEEVEERIRELKQICRKYGPTLTEAIAYYQRIQQELAELNDSEQSIESLEQQEKTCFDKLTQACQKLTKLRRQAANNLESRLIAELKPLAMEKVQFQVEIVPIVPTAAGADKITFVFSPNPGEPLQPLTEIASGGEMSRFLLALKACFSQADSAETLVFDEIDVGVSGRVAQAIAEKLYQLGQHHQVLCVTHQPLVAAMADRHFRVDKQIITQGKGKKANNGSTEQRTVVRVTYLDNISTRREELAQLAGGKSATDAIAFAESLLLQAANHRRRES; this is encoded by the coding sequence ATGTTGCTTGGTCTGCGAATAGAAAACTTTGCCCTGATTGACCAACTGGAACTAGAATTTGGCGTTGGGTTAAATGTTTTGACAGGTGAAACCGGCGCGGGAAAATCGATTATTTTAGATGCGATTGATGCAGCCTTGGGTGGTAAAGTTTCCAGTCGCGTTATCCGCACTGGCACAACCCGCGCAATGGTAGAAGCCACTTTTAAATCTCATCATGCCCTAGCCGCTTGGTTAACGGAACAAGAAATCGATTTAATTGATGATCACTCAGTAGTAATTAGTAGAGAAATTACCGCCACAGGTAGTAATATCCGCAGTCGATCGCGGGTGAATGGTGTATTAGTGAATCGGCAAATCATGGTAGGATTGCGCGATCGCCTCGTGGAAATTACCGCCCAAGGTCAAACAGTCCAAGTTGGACAACCAGCCCAAGTCCGGGAATGGTTAGATGTGTATGGTGGCGATGCTTTAATTCATCAGCGTCAAGTGATTGCCACAGCTTATCATGCTTACCAACAAGCCCATCTTGCTCTAGAAAAACGCCGCACATCCGAACGGGAACGTCTGCAACAACTCGACTTGCTGACTTATCAAGTGCAGGAATTATCCACCGCCAACCTCAGCGAACCGCAAGAATTAGAACAACTGACCCAAGAACGGGAACGCTTAAATCACGTTGTTGACTTGCAACAGATGAGTTACAAAATCTATCAGGCTTTGTATCAAAACGACGGTGATACACCAGCCGCAGCCGACTTACTCGGAGATAGTGAAGCCACCTTAAACGATATGGTGGAATATGATAGCCAACTGCAATCATTATTAGAATTAGTGAGAGATGCTCAAACCGCAGTTGTGGAAGTTGGACGACAAATTAACGCTTATGGGGATAGTTTAGAAGCTGACCCCCAAAGATTGGAAGAAGTCGAAGAAAGAATCCGAGAATTAAAGCAAATTTGCCGCAAGTACGGGCCGACACTCACAGAAGCGATCGCTTATTATCAACGTATCCAACAAGAATTAGCCGAACTCAACGACAGTGAACAATCGATTGAAAGTTTAGAACAGCAAGAAAAAACTTGTTTTGATAAACTGACCCAAGCTTGTCAAAAGTTAACTAAACTGCGCCGTCAAGCTGCGAATAATTTAGAGTCGCGGTTGATTGCAGAACTCAAACCCCTGGCGATGGAAAAAGTACAATTCCAAGTGGAAATAGTACCCATCGTTCCCACGGCGGCGGGTGCAGATAAAATTACCTTTGTGTTCAGTCCCAACCCTGGCGAACCATTGCAACCATTGACCGAAATTGCTTCTGGTGGGGAAATGAGCCGCTTTTTACTAGCACTGAAAGCTTGTTTTTCGCAAGCAGACTCCGCCGAAACATTGGTATTTGATGAAATCGATGTCGGTGTTTCTGGGAGAGTTGCCCAAGCGATCGCTGAAAAATTATACCAACTCGGTCAACACCATCAAGTATTGTGCGTGACGCACCAACCCTTAGTAGCAGCAATGGCTGACCGTCATTTCCGGGTAGATAAGCAAATTATTACCCAAGGTAAAGGTAAAAAAGCTAACAATGGCAGCACAGAACAGCGTACCGTTGTCCGAGTTACTTATTTAGATAATATTAGTACGCGCCGGGAAGAACTAGCGCAGTTAGCTGGGGGTAAATCTGCCACAGATGCGATCGCTTTTGCTGAGTCTTTGTTATTGCAAGCCGCTAACCACCGCCGCCGCGAAAGTTGA
- a CDS encoding transposase, with the protein MYVSGVNVGVKPVVWKKHHVLVVQVFFKRPNKPAGAEQPVHFAARYIREGATHLFAALSVAEGLIYGYCSPTKTFIDFQTFLLSGLIPEAIRRGVRHIYLILDNGSTHAPKQLQAWLNQKQKEEGWNFTVEVVWLPKYASWLDQIEIWFSVLQRKLLTPNDFPDLNTLQQRITDFIIRHNDSAQPIKWSYTVAQMMEKFATN; encoded by the coding sequence TTGTACGTAAGTGGCGTAAACGTTGGTGTCAAACCCGTAGTCTGGAAGAAGCACCACGTTCTGGTCGTCCAAGTCTTTTTCAAGCGTCCGAATAAACCAGCAGGTGCAGAACAACCAGTTCATTTTGCAGCCCGATATATCAGGGAAGGAGCAACACATCTTTTTGCAGCTTTAAGTGTTGCTGAGGGTTTGATTTATGGTTATTGTAGTCCCACGAAAACATTTATCGATTTTCAGACTTTTCTACTATCCGGATTAATCCCAGAAGCCATTCGTCGTGGTGTACGCCATATCTATTTAATCCTTGACAATGGCTCTACTCATGCACCAAAACAATTACAGGCTTGGTTGAATCAGAAACAAAAAGAGGAAGGTTGGAATTTTACGGTCGAAGTTGTCTGGCTGCCAAAATACGCTTCTTGGTTAGACCAAATCGAAATTTGGTTCAGCGTTTTACAGCGAAAATTACTGACTCCGAATGATTTTCCTGACCTTAATACATTACAGCAACGTATCACCGATTTTATTATTCGCCACAATGACTCTGCACAACCCATAAAATGGTCATATACAGTGGCGCAGATGATGGAGAAATTCGCTACGAATTAA
- a CDS encoding AarF/ABC1/UbiB kinase family protein, whose translation MMVKTLPPTSQTIEGEIYKTEVVSDNGTPALVVRSPNRLIPSTEPEAVKYNAAEIAEHYQSRPLQVLQRIITVLRPTLAFFFGLWWDSKRGVVIKNDRRRAVQLRELLTRLGPAYIKIGQALSTRPDLVPPTYLEELTRLQDQLPPFPNEIAYQFIEEELGAPPEEIYVELSAQPIAAASLGQVYKGKLKTGEEVAVKVQRPDLRERITIDLYILRRIAGWVQRNVKRVRSDLVGILDELGDRIFEEMDYIHEGENAERFFQLYGHIRDIYIPKIYWEYTNRRVLTMEWINGTKLTQAAEIAAQGIDARYLIEVGVQCSLRQLLEHGFFHADPHPGNLLATPDGKLAYLDFGMMSEIQPPQRYGLIEAIVHVVNRDFEGLAQDYVKLDFLTPDTDLTPIIPAFARVFADAQGASVAELNIKSITDELSALMYEYPFRVPPYYALIIRSLVTLEGIAIFIDPNFKVLSEAYPYVSKRLLTDPAPQLRTSLRDLLFKEGKFRWNRLENLLRNARNNEDYDFNLVLNQGLDFLSSERGAFIRDRLVDEFVNGVNAVGKNVMHNFTYLLREQVGLTAVNETPAATVEQQQTLEHIKNILKILQETRGFDPMQMAPQLAQLLFNPGVQRLGQQIGTRLVQKSLAHLIRELLAAEDIEQIRTPRAGIKA comes from the coding sequence ATGATGGTTAAGACACTTCCCCCAACCTCCCAAACGATTGAGGGTGAAATATATAAGACTGAAGTAGTATCAGACAATGGTACACCAGCTTTAGTTGTGCGATCGCCCAATCGGCTGATTCCAAGTACCGAACCGGAAGCAGTGAAATATAACGCCGCAGAAATAGCGGAACATTATCAAAGCCGACCTCTACAGGTTTTACAACGAATTATTACTGTACTGCGTCCGACCTTGGCTTTTTTCTTCGGTTTGTGGTGGGACAGCAAACGCGGAGTCGTCATCAAAAATGACCGTCGTCGCGCTGTGCAGTTACGGGAGTTATTAACGCGACTAGGGCCTGCTTACATCAAAATTGGTCAAGCCTTATCTACCAGACCTGATTTAGTTCCGCCGACATATTTAGAAGAACTAACCAGACTCCAAGACCAGTTACCGCCATTCCCTAATGAAATTGCTTACCAGTTTATTGAAGAAGAACTGGGCGCACCACCAGAAGAAATTTATGTAGAATTATCCGCACAGCCCATTGCCGCCGCTTCCTTGGGACAAGTTTATAAAGGTAAACTGAAAACTGGTGAAGAAGTTGCTGTCAAAGTGCAACGCCCGGATTTAAGAGAAAGAATTACGATTGATTTGTATATTTTGCGCCGCATTGCTGGTTGGGTACAAAGAAACGTCAAACGAGTGCGGAGTGATTTAGTTGGTATTTTAGATGAATTAGGCGATCGCATTTTTGAAGAAATGGATTATATCCATGAAGGTGAAAATGCCGAGCGTTTCTTTCAGTTATATGGTCATATTAGAGACATATATATCCCGAAAATTTACTGGGAATATACCAATCGTCGTGTACTGACGATGGAATGGATTAACGGTACAAAACTAACGCAAGCAGCCGAAATTGCTGCCCAAGGTATAGATGCACGTTATTTAATTGAAGTTGGGGTGCAGTGTTCGCTGCGGCAACTTTTAGAACATGGCTTTTTCCATGCTGACCCCCATCCAGGGAACTTGTTAGCCACACCCGATGGAAAATTAGCCTATCTCGACTTTGGGATGATGAGCGAGATTCAGCCGCCCCAGAGATATGGTTTAATTGAGGCGATCGTTCACGTAGTCAACCGTGATTTTGAAGGTTTAGCACAAGATTACGTCAAACTAGACTTTTTAACACCAGATACAGACTTAACCCCAATTATCCCCGCATTTGCCAGAGTATTTGCTGATGCTCAAGGTGCGAGTGTCGCCGAACTCAACATTAAAAGCATCACCGATGAACTCTCAGCTTTAATGTATGAATATCCCTTCCGCGTTCCTCCCTACTACGCTTTAATTATTCGCTCCCTGGTCACTTTAGAAGGAATAGCAATCTTTATTGATCCTAACTTCAAAGTTCTCAGCGAAGCTTATCCTTACGTTTCCAAGCGCCTGTTAACCGACCCCGCACCACAACTGAGAACATCACTGCGAGATTTACTGTTTAAAGAAGGCAAATTCCGGTGGAATCGTTTAGAAAACTTGTTACGAAATGCGCGAAATAATGAAGATTACGACTTTAATTTAGTGTTAAATCAAGGTTTAGATTTTCTCTCTTCTGAACGAGGTGCATTTATTCGTGACAGATTAGTAGATGAATTTGTCAACGGAGTTAACGCTGTCGGTAAAAACGTGATGCACAACTTCACCTATTTACTGCGCGAACAGGTAGGTTTAACAGCAGTCAACGAAACACCAGCCGCCACAGTCGAACAACAGCAGACCTTAGAGCATATCAAAAATATCTTGAAAATTCTGCAAGAAACCCGTGGCTTTGACCCCATGCAAATGGCTCCTCAGTTGGCTCAATTATTATTCAACCCTGGCGTGCAGCGTTTAGGTCAACAAATCGGGACACGTTTAGTTCAAAAATCTTTAGCACATCTAATTCGGGAGTTATTAGCAGCAGAAGATATCGAACAAATCAGAACGCCAAGAGCAGGAATTAAAGCTTAA
- a CDS encoding PIN domain-containing protein, with product MSRVIVLDTGVLGLVTNPKLSNEGVACTQWLQSHVTLGSRIIIPEIADYEVRRELLRANKTKGIARLDNLAKFLEYLPLTTTAMRQAAEFWAQARQQGQPTAGDKTIDGDMILVAQAIVLGIPDIVIATTNVGHLSRFVVAELWQNITCS from the coding sequence GTGAGTCGAGTTATTGTGTTAGATACAGGAGTGCTTGGTTTAGTTACCAATCCCAAGCTTTCTAATGAGGGTGTTGCTTGTACTCAATGGCTCCAATCTCATGTTACATTGGGAAGCCGTATTATTATTCCAGAGATTGCAGATTACGAGGTGCGCCGCGAATTATTACGAGCGAATAAGACCAAAGGTATTGCTCGTCTAGATAATTTAGCTAAATTTCTTGAGTATTTGCCACTGACAACAACTGCAATGCGTCAAGCAGCTGAATTTTGGGCGCAAGCTCGTCAGCAAGGACAGCCAACAGCAGGTGACAAAACGATTGACGGTGATATGATTCTAGTGGCTCAAGCAATAGTTCTCGGAATTCCAGATATTGTAATTGCGACAACAAATGTGGGTCACTTGTCGAGATTTGTAGTAGCCGAGTTGTGGCAAAACATTACTTGCAGTTGA
- a CDS encoding AGE family epimerase/isomerase, whose protein sequence is MEYDFKALAELYKNALLNDVLPFWENHSLDLEQGGYFTCLNREGQVYDTDKFIWLQNRQVWTFSMLCNQLEKRENWLEIASNGAKFLAQHGRDDEGNWYFALTREGQPLVQPYNIFSDCFAAMAFSQYALASGEEWAKDVAMQAYNNVLRRKEHPKGKYTKTYPGTRPMKALAVPMILANLTLEMEWLLPSETLESVLATTVQEVMSDFLDQERGLMYETVAPDGSHINCFEGRLINPGHGIEAMWFIMDIARRKNDLQTINQAVDVVLNILNFAWDEEYGGLYYFMDADGHPPQQLEWDQKLWWVHLESLVALAMGYRLTKRAACWEWYEKMHDYAWKHFADPEYGEWFGYLNRRGEVLLNLKGGKWKGCFHVPRALYLCWQQFAALSSESVK, encoded by the coding sequence ATGGAGTACGACTTCAAAGCATTGGCGGAACTGTACAAAAACGCACTCCTGAATGACGTACTCCCATTTTGGGAAAACCACTCCTTAGACTTGGAACAAGGCGGTTACTTTACCTGCTTAAATCGGGAAGGCCAAGTTTACGACACCGACAAATTTATCTGGTTGCAAAACCGCCAAGTCTGGACTTTTTCAATGTTGTGCAACCAATTAGAAAAACGCGAAAATTGGCTGGAAATCGCCAGCAATGGTGCAAAGTTCCTCGCCCAACATGGCAGAGATGACGAAGGAAATTGGTATTTTGCCCTCACCCGCGAAGGTCAACCCCTAGTCCAACCTTACAATATTTTCTCTGATTGCTTTGCGGCGATGGCATTTAGCCAATATGCTTTAGCCTCCGGTGAAGAGTGGGCAAAAGATGTGGCAATGCAAGCTTACAATAATGTGTTGCGTCGCAAAGAGCATCCCAAAGGTAAATATACTAAAACTTATCCCGGTACAAGACCAATGAAAGCCTTGGCTGTGCCGATGATTTTAGCTAACCTGACTCTCGAAATGGAATGGTTACTTCCCAGTGAAACTTTAGAGAGTGTTTTAGCCACAACCGTTCAGGAAGTGATGAGTGATTTCCTCGACCAAGAACGAGGATTAATGTATGAAACTGTTGCCCCCGATGGTTCCCACATCAATTGTTTTGAAGGCAGATTAATTAATCCCGGTCACGGTATTGAAGCGATGTGGTTTATTATGGATATCGCCCGCCGGAAAAATGATCTTCAGACAATTAACCAAGCTGTTGATGTGGTGCTGAACATTTTAAATTTTGCTTGGGATGAAGAATACGGCGGCTTGTATTACTTTATGGATGCTGATGGACATCCACCACAGCAATTGGAATGGGATCAAAAGTTGTGGTGGGTACATCTAGAATCGTTAGTTGCATTAGCAATGGGTTATCGCCTGACAAAACGCGCCGCCTGCTGGGAATGGTATGAAAAAATGCACGATTACGCCTGGAAACACTTTGCAGATCCCGAATATGGGGAGTGGTTCGGCTATCTCAATCGGCGTGGAGAAGTATTATTAAATCTCAAAGGCGGTAAATGGAAGGGATGTTTTCATGTACCCCGCGCTTTATACCTATGTTGGCAACAATTTGCGGCTTTGAGTTCTGAGTCTGTCAAATAG